In Daphnia magna isolate NIES linkage group LG7, ASM2063170v1.1, whole genome shotgun sequence, a single genomic region encodes these proteins:
- the LOC116926142 gene encoding myosin heavy chain, non-muscle isoform X2 — MADADSRLDRNDPDFKYLVVDRNAFNDPTTQAEWTQKRLVWIPHDNFGFVSASIKGERGDEVEVEIMETGKRCHVPKDDLQKMNPPKFDKVEDMAELTCLNEASVLHNIKERYYSGLIYTYSGLFCVVVNPYKRLPIYTEKIIDLYKGKKRHEVPPHVFAITDSAYRSMLQDREDQSILCTGESGAGKTENTKKVIQYLAYVAASKPKTTTVAHKDITEAFNIGELEQQLLQANPILEAFGNAKTVKNDNSSRFGKFIRINFDASGYIAGANIETYLLEKSRSIRQAKDERAFHIFYQLLAGANAEQRKEFILEDPKTYCFLSSGNLPVAGIDDAAEFQQTCKSMSIMGLSPEDLSPLFRIVSATLLFGNMKFKQERNSDQATLPDNTVAQKIAHLLGMNVTEMTKAFLKPRIKVGRDYVTKAQTKEQVEFAVEAISKACYERMFRWLVTRINRSLDRTKRQGASFIGILDMAGFEIFELNSFEQLCINYTNEKLQQLFNHTMFILEQEEYQREGIEWKFIDFGLDLQPTIDLIEKPMGIMALLDEECWFPKATDKSFVEKLLNSHVSHPKFMKTDFRGVADFAVIHYAGKVDYSAEKWLMKNMDPLNENIVELLQQSQYPFIVQIWKDAEIVGMAQQAMTDTTFGSRTRKGMFRTVSQLYKEQLTKLMATLRNTNPNFVRCIIPNHEKRAGKIEAVLVLDQLRCNGVLEGIRICRQGFPNRIPFQEFRQRYELLTPNVIPKGFMDGKKACEKMILSLELDPNLYRIGQSKIFFRAGVLAHLEEERDFKITDLIVNFQAYCRGSLARRNFQKRVQQLNAIRIIQRNCAAYLKLRNWQWWRLYTKVKPLLQVTKQEEKLTQKEDELRQVRDKLDGQIKSAQEMERRYQQIIEEKNILAEQLQAETELCAEAEEMRARLAARKQELEDILHDMEARIEEEEERCHKLMEEKKKIQLTVQDLEEQLEEEEAARQKLQVDKIHVEARQKKLEEDLAVAEDFQQKFMKEKKMFEERTADLSQALAEEEEKAKHLGKLKAKHETTIGDLEERLIKEQQARQEFERSKRKLDTELTDIRDQLNEKKTYIEEIQIQLSRREEELTHAMMKVDEEAANRAVAQKALRELEAQLGELTEDLEAEKVARAKAEKQKRDLNEELEALKNELLDSLDTTAAQQELRTKREQELAALKKALEDDTASHELQTQEMRHKHSEETAKIHEQLDSVKKSKMALEKTKATLEAENADMANEIKTLTASKTDGERRRKQLESQFSELQARLAEAERGRGEGSERLVRLQNEIETITVQLVDAESKLAVAVKSQTTIEQQLIEVQALLEEETRQKLALSSRLRQADSERDSLQNQLEDEEEAKRQLEKQISSLNIQLIEVKKKAEEEGEAAIQLDELKKKSIKDIDALQRHIEELQANLDKMDKSRKKLGAELEDTTVELESQRTKVLDLEKKQRNFDKVLMEEKTISERYAIERDNAEREAREKETKVLSLNRELEEALAKIDELERIRRQLQGELDDLANTQGTADKNVHELERAKRALESQLAEQKTQIEELEDELQLTEDAKLRLEVNMQALKAQFERDLQAREEQSEEKRRTLVKQLRDLEAELEDERKQRAVAVAARKKMEGDMRDLEAHLEMANKLKEDALKQLKKLQVQVKEFQRDAEEARAGRDELVAQLKDGEKKIKSLEAELMQMHEELAAAERARRTAEGDRDELQEELATINSRGTLMADEKRRLEARIQSLEEELEEEQSNGEVLLDRNRKAQLSFEQLTTELTSERSVSHKIENQRALLEKQNKELKAKLTELETSTRTRTKATITALEAKVANLEEQLETEAKERMLQSKNNRKLEKRLKELLLQLEDERRHADQYKEQVEKSTSRVKALKRQLDEAEEEVSREKAQRRKAQRDFEDALESQESISRELTTLKSKMRRGPSVASSSSVLVTTIRTTKRGSVSQEGITTNESYMIGDAESTLETDGEDGTKQ, encoded by the exons ACATACTCTGGCTTGTTTTGCGTGGTAGTTAACCCCTACAAGAGGCTGCCCATCTACACGGAGAAGATCATTGATTTGTACAAGGGCAAGAAGAGACACGAAGTGCCTCCGCACGTCTTTGCCATCACCGATTCGGCTTACAGGTCCATGTTGCAAG ATCGTGAGGACCAGTCCATCTTGTGCACGGGTGAATCTGGAGCTGGAAAGACGGAGAACACGAAAAAAGTGATCCAGTATTTGGCATACGTTGCCGCGTCCAAACCCAAAACCACAACCGTCGCTCACAAGGACATCACG GAAGCGTTTAATATC GGCGAACTGGAACAACAACTACTGCAAGCCAATCCGATCCTTGAGGCTTTCGGTAACGCCAAAACTGTCAAGAacgataattcatctcgtttC GGCAAATTTATTCGGATTAATTTTGATGCTTCCGGCTATATTGCGGGTGCCAATATCGAGACTTACCTCTTGGAGAAGTCCCGTTCTATCCGCCAAGCCAAAGATGAACGTGCCTTTCACATTTTCTATCAGCTCCTGGCCGGCGCCAATGCCGAACAGCGAA AGGAATTCATTTTGGAGGACCCGAAAACGTACTGTTTCTTGTCCAGCGGAAACCTTCCGGTGGCAGGTATCGATGACGCGGCCGAGTTCCAGCAGACGTGCAAGTCGATGTCAATTATGGGCCTGAGTCCCGAGGATTTGTCGCCGCTTTTCCGCATCGTTTCAGCCACTCTTCTCTTCGGCAACATGAAATTCAAGCAGGAACGCAATTCCGATCAGGCCACTTTACCTGACAACACTGTGGCTCAGAAAATCGCCCACCTGTTGGGCATGAACGTGACCGAGATGACGAAAGCTTTCCTCAAGCCTCGCATTAAAGTCGGTCGGGACTACGTCACGAAAGCCCAGACAAAAGAGCAAGTGGAGTTCGCTGTCGAAGCCATTTCCAAAGCCTGTTACGAGCGCATGTTCCGCTGGCTGGTGACGCGCATCAACCGCTCGCTGGACCGAACCAAGCGCCAGGGCGCCTCGTTCATCGGCATCCTCGACATGGCCGGTTTCGAGATCTTTGAGCTCAATTCATTCGAGCAGCTCTGCATTAATTACACGAACGAGAAGCTGCAGCAGCTCTTTAACCACACGATGTTCATCCTGGAACAGGAGGAGTACCAACGCGAAGGCATCGAATGGAAGTTTATCGATTTCGGATTGGACTTGCAGCCGACCATCGACTTGATTGAGAAACCCATGGGCATTATGGCTCTGTTGGACGAAGAGTGTTGGTTCCCCAAGGCGACGGACAAGAGCTTCGTCGAGAAGCTGCTCAACTCGCACGTCAGCCACCCGAAATTCATGAAGACGGACTTCCGCGGCGTGGCCGATTTCGCCGTCATCCACTACGCCGGCAAAGTGGATTACTCCGCCGAGAAGTGGCTCATGAAGAACATGGACCCTCTCAACGAGAACATTGTCGAATTGCTTCAACAGTCGCAGTATCCGTTCATCGTTCAAATTTGGAAAGACGCCGAGATCGTCGGCATGGCCCAACAGGCCATGACGGACACGACGTTCGGCTCGAGGACGCGCAAGGGCATGTTCCGCACAGTCTCGCAGTTGTACAAGGAGCAGCTGACCAAGTTGATGGCCACGTTGCGCAACACGAACCCCAATTTCGTTCGTTGCATCATTCCCAATCACGAGAAGAGAGCCGGCAAGATCGAGGCCGTTCTCGTGCTGGACCAGTTGCGCTGCAACGGTGTCCTCGAGGGCATCCGCATTTGCCGCCAGGGGTTCCCCAATCGCATCCCGTTTCAAGAGTTCCGCCAGCGCTACGAGCTCCTCACGCCCAACGTCATTCCTAAGGGCTTTATGGACGGAAAGAAAGCCTGCGAGAAGATGATCCTTTCGCTCGAGCTCGACCCCAACTTGTACCGCATCGGCCAGTCCAAGATTTTCTTCCGCGCCGGAGTGCTGGCCCATTTGGAAGAGGAACGCGATTTCAAGATCACGGATTTGATTGTCAATTTCCAGGCGTACTGCCGCGGTAGTTTGGCTCGCCGCAATTTCCAGAAGCGCGTCCAGCAGCTGAACGCCATCCGCATCATCCAGCGCAATTGCGCCGCCTACCTGAAGCTGCGCAACTGGCAGTGGTGGCGCCTCTACACGAAGGTGAAGCCCCTCCTGCAGGTGACGAAACAGGAAGAGAAGCTGACGCAGAAGGAGGACGAATTGAGGCAGGTTCGAGACAAGCTGGACGGCCAGAtcaagtcggcccaagagATGGAGCGTCGCTACCAGCAGATTATCGAAGAGAAGAACATTTTGGCCGAGCAGCTGCAGGCCGAGACGGAGCTGTGCGCCGAAGCGGAAGAGATGCGCGCCCGCCTGGCCGCCCGCAAACAGGAGCTGGAGGATATCCTTCACGACATGGAAGCCCGTATCGAAGAGGAGGAGGAACGTTGCCACAAGCTGAtggaggagaagaaaaagatccAGCTGACTGTGCAGGATCTCGAGGAACAGCTGGAAGAAGAGGAGGCGGCCCGTCAGAAGTTGCAGGTGGACAAGATCCACGTTGAAGCGCGTCAAAAGAAACTGGAAGAAGATTTGGCCGTGGCCGAGGATTTCCAGCAGAAGTTCatgaaagagaagaaaatgtttgaggAGCGCACGGCCGACTTGTCGCAAGCGCTGGCCGAGGAGGAGGAGAAGGCCAAGCATTTGGGCAAACTGAAAGCCAAACACGAGACGACCATCGGCGACCTCGAGGAGCGACTCATCAAGGAGCAACAAGCCCGCCAGGAATTTGAACGATCCAAGAGGAAGCTGGACACTGAGTTGACGGACATTCGCGACCAGCTCAACGAGAAGAAGACGTACATCGAAGAGATTCAAATTCAGCTGTCTCGTCGCGAAGAGGAGCTCACCCACGCCATGATGAAGGTGGACGAAGAGGCCGCCAACCGGGCAGTGGCCCAGAAAGCCCTGCGAGAGCTGGAGGCTCAGCTGGGCGAGTTGACTGAAGATTTGGAGGCGGAAAAAGTGGCCCGCGCCAAAGCGGAGAAGCAAAAACGCGACCTCAACGAAGAGTTGGAGGCTCTCAAGAACGAGCTGCTCGATTCTCTGGACACGACGGCCGCCCAGCAAGAATTGCGCACCAAGCGCGAACAAGAATTGGCCGCTTTGAAGAAGGCCCTCGAAGACGACACGGCCTCCCATGAATTGCAGACGCAGGAGATGCGCCACAAGCACAGCGAGGAGACGGCCAAGATCCACGAGCAATTGGACTCTGTCAAAAAGAGCAAAATGGCCCTGGAGAAAACCAAGGCCACCCTGGAAGCTGAAAACGCCGACATGGCCAATGAAATCAAGACGCTGACGGCCAGCAAAACGGACGGCGAACGCCGCCGCAAGCAGCTCGAGTCGCAGTTCTCTGAATTGCAGGCCCGTCTGGCCGAAGCGGAACGCGGACGCGGCGAAGGGTCGGAGCGGCTCGTTCGTCTCCAGAATGAAATCGAGACCATTACAGTCCAGTTGGTGGACGCCGAATCCAAGCTGGCGGTGGCCGTTAAGTCGCAAACGACGATCGAGCAGCAGCTGATCGAAGTTCAGGCTCTTTTGGAAGAGGAGACGCGCCAGAAATTGGCGCTCAGTTCTCGACTGCGCCAGGCCGATTCCGAGCGCGATTCGCTGCAGAATCAGCTGGAAGATGAGGAGGAAGCCAAACGCCAGTTGGAGAAGCAAATTTCTAGCCTCAACATTCAGCTGATCGAGGTGAAAAAGAAGGCCGAAGAGGAAGGCGAAGCCGCCATCCAACTGGACGAGCTCAAAAAGAAATCCATCAAGGATATCGACGCCCTGCAGCGACACATTGAAGAGTTGCAGGCCAACCTGGACAAAATGGACAAGTCTCGCAAGAAGCTCGGA gCGGAATTGGAAGACACGACCGTCGAACTGGAATCGCAACGCACCAAGGTGCTCGATTTGGAGAAGAAACAGCGCAACTTTGACAAGGTGCTCATGGAAGAGAAAACCATTTCGGAACGTTACGCCATTGAGCGTGACAATGCCGAACGTGAAGCTCGTGAAAAAGAGACCAAG GTCCTTTCGCTGAATCGCGAACTCGAAGAAGCTCTGGCCAAGATTGACGAGCTCGAAAGGATCCGCCGCCAGTTGCAAGGTGAGCTGGACGACCTTGCCAACACGCAGGGGACGGCTGACAAGAACGTGCACGAACTGGAACGAGCCAAACGCGCCCTCGAGTCTCAATTGGCCGAACAAAAGACTCAGATCGAAGAGCTCGAAGACGAACTGCAGTTGACTGAAGATGCCAAACTGCGTCTGGAGGTGAACATGCAAGCGCTGAAGGCGCAATTCGAGCGGGATCTTCAAGCGCGCGAAGAGCAGAGCGAGGAGAAGCGACGCACTCTGGTCAAGCAATTGCGCGACCTGGAAGCCGAGCTGGAAGATGAGCGCAAGCAGCGAGCCGTGGCCGTGGCGGCGCGCAAGAAGATGGAGGGCGACATGCGTGACCTGGAGGCCCATCTGGAGATGGCCAACAAGCTCAAGGAAGACGCACTCAAGCAGCTCAAGAAGCTCCAAGTCCAGGTGAAGGAGTTCCAGCGCGACGCCGAAGAGGCTCGTGCCGGGCGCGACGAGTTGGTCGCCCAGCTCAAGGATGGCGAAAAGAAGATCAAGTCGCTCGAAGCTGAGCTGATGCAAATGCACGAGGAGCTCGCGGCGGCCGAACGGGCCCGCCGCACGGCCGAGGGCGATCGCGACGAGCTGCAGGAAGAATTGGCCACCATCAACAGCCGCGGAACGCTGATGGCCGACGAGAAGCGCCGCCTGGAGGCCCGCATCCAGTCTCTGGAGGAAGAGCTGGAAGAGGAGCAATCCAACGGCGAAGTGCTGCTGGATCGCAACCGCAAAGCTCAGCTGAGCTTTGAACAGTTGACGACCGAGCTGACGTCGGAGCGTTCCGTCTCGCACAAGATCGAGAATCAGCGAGCCTTGCTCGAGAAGCAGAACAAGGAGCTCAAGGCCAAGTTGACCGAATTGGAGACATCGACGAGGACCCGCACCAAGGCCACCATTACGGCCCTCGAGGCCAAAGTGGCTAACCTGGAAGAGCAACTGGAGACTGAAGCCAA GGAAAGAATGCTGCAATCCAAGAACAACCGCAAGTTGGAGAAACGCTTGAAAGAGTTGCTGCTCCAGTTGGAGGACGAACGCCGACACGCTGATCAGTACAAGGAGCAAGTCGAAAAATCCACCAGTCGCGTCAAG GCCCTTAAACGTCAGCTGGACGAAGCCGAGGAAGAGGTGAGCCGCGAGAAGGCGCAACGTCGCAAAGCGCAACGCGATTTCGAGGACGCCCTCGAATCGCAGGAGAGCATCTCTCGCGAGTTGACGACGCTCAAGAGCAAGATGCGTCGCGGTCCGTCTGTCGCCTCCTCTTCCAGCGTCCTGGTCACCACCATTCGCACCACCAAACGTGGCTCTGTTTCTCAG GAAGGGATCACCACTAACGAGTCGTATATGATTGGCGATGCGGAATCCACGTTGGAAACTGACGGAGAAGATGGCACCAagcaataa